The Streptomyces pactum genome contains a region encoding:
- a CDS encoding NAD-dependent epimerase/dehydratase family protein, which yields MKVLVTGGSGFLGLEICRQLSARGAVTSSLSRRPSSALQRLGVHQHLGDLADAAAVSRAVAGCDAVIHNAALAGVSGPPRPYWATNVVGTRHVIEQCRAHGVRTLLYTSTASVVFRPGGLEGVTESLPVAPRHLAAYPATKARAEALVLAAHGPELATVSLRPHIVWGPGDPHFAPALARAVRAGRLLMPGDGGNLVDTTHVRTAAHAHLLALDSLRQSPKTAGGRAYFIGQGDPRPLREITRHFLRAAGIDARWCAVPPRLATAGAAVGDTLLRAARSTRTHALSRFLVAELLHPHYFDLTAARRDLDFAPPVGFDAGVAELTLATPNDSEETPCRTPTTPSAPS from the coding sequence ATGAAGGTACTGGTCACCGGAGGAAGCGGCTTCCTGGGTCTGGAGATCTGCCGTCAACTGAGCGCACGCGGTGCCGTCACCTCCTCCCTCAGCCGTCGCCCGAGCAGCGCGCTGCAACGGCTGGGTGTCCACCAGCACCTGGGCGACCTCGCCGATGCCGCCGCGGTCTCCCGTGCCGTCGCCGGGTGCGACGCCGTCATCCACAACGCCGCCCTGGCCGGAGTCAGCGGCCCGCCGCGGCCCTACTGGGCCACCAATGTCGTCGGCACCCGCCATGTGATCGAGCAGTGCCGCGCCCACGGCGTGCGCACGCTCCTCTACACCTCGACCGCCAGTGTCGTCTTCCGGCCCGGCGGCCTGGAGGGTGTCACCGAGAGCCTGCCCGTCGCTCCCCGTCACCTGGCCGCCTACCCCGCCACCAAGGCCCGCGCCGAGGCCCTGGTGCTGGCGGCCCACGGCCCGGAGCTGGCCACCGTCTCGCTGCGCCCGCACATCGTCTGGGGGCCCGGCGACCCCCATTTCGCCCCCGCTCTCGCGCGCGCCGTGCGGGCCGGCCGCCTGCTGATGCCCGGTGACGGCGGCAACCTCGTCGACACCACCCATGTCCGTACCGCCGCCCACGCCCATCTGCTCGCCCTGGACAGCCTGCGGCAGTCGCCGAAGACGGCGGGCGGCCGCGCCTACTTCATCGGTCAGGGCGACCCGCGTCCGCTGCGCGAGATCACCCGGCACTTCCTGCGGGCCGCAGGCATCGACGCCCGCTGGTGCGCCGTACCGCCCCGACTCGCCACCGCCGGGGCCGCGGTCGGCGACACGCTCCTGCGCGCGGCACGCAGCACCCGCACCCACGCCCTGAGCCGCTTCCTGGTCGCGGAGCTGCTGCATCCGCACTACTTCGACCTCACCGCGGCCCGCCGCGACCTGGACTTCGCACCGCCGGTCGGATTCGACGCCGGTGTCGCGGAGCTCACCCTTGCCACCCCGAACGACAGCGAGGAGACACCGTGCCGGACACCTACGACACCCTCCGCTCCATCCTGA
- a CDS encoding YceI family protein, producing MALGLLRRRLSRGTSGAGPSISVPLPPDAGAFGFEVVDPMGQPMGGAEVTVTALDSHRVVTRGTTDPHGYFIATLPPGSYSVMTVADGLAPARENLDIAAGVALPPARIALEPTRQMELPTAGTWLFDPPHTAIRFIAKHVGMAHVHGRFTRFQGGIRVAPNMADSHVSVRIDAASITTGNNTRDNHLRSADFLDVERFPHIDFNSTRFAYRGGSKWTLHGTLTMHGTSRSVGLDTTYLGTVNGGYDQELRCAALAKAELHREDFTLNWRSMLARGIAVVGPTVQLELDVQAMYRTHDTPTPPE from the coding sequence ATGGCCCTCGGGCTGCTCCGACGTCGGCTTTCTCGCGGCACTTCCGGTGCCGGACCGAGCATCTCGGTCCCTCTGCCGCCCGATGCCGGGGCGTTCGGTTTCGAGGTCGTCGACCCCATGGGACAACCCATGGGCGGAGCCGAGGTCACCGTGACCGCGCTGGACAGTCACCGGGTGGTGACACGTGGCACCACGGACCCCCACGGCTACTTCATAGCGACGCTGCCACCGGGCTCGTACAGCGTGATGACCGTGGCCGACGGCCTGGCACCCGCCCGCGAGAACCTCGACATCGCCGCCGGGGTGGCACTGCCCCCGGCACGCATCGCGCTCGAGCCCACCCGCCAGATGGAACTTCCGACAGCCGGAACCTGGCTGTTCGACCCTCCGCACACCGCGATCCGGTTCATCGCCAAGCACGTGGGCATGGCCCACGTCCACGGCCGGTTCACCCGCTTCCAGGGCGGCATCCGCGTCGCACCGAACATGGCCGACTCGCACGTCTCGGTGCGCATCGACGCGGCCAGCATCACCACGGGCAACAACACCCGTGACAATCACCTGCGGTCCGCTGACTTCCTGGACGTCGAACGCTTCCCGCACATCGACTTCAACAGCACCCGGTTCGCCTACCGCGGCGGCTCCAAGTGGACGCTGCACGGCACCCTCACCATGCACGGCACCAGCCGCTCCGTCGGCCTCGACACGACCTACCTGGGGACGGTGAACGGGGGCTACGACCAGGAACTGCGCTGCGCGGCTCTCGCGAAGGCGGAACTCCACCGGGAGGACTTCACCCTGAACTGGCGCTCGATGCTGGCCCGCGGCATCGCGGTCGTCGGTCCGACCGTCCAACTGGAGCTGGACGTCCAGGCGATGTACCGCACCCACGACACGCCCACGCCCCCGGAGTAG
- a CDS encoding SCO5918 family protein, producing MRCVIARFPFDLTKSGVLESMKGVKPEPVTGESVIIGRRRYPVKQVGQVITHQDRRDFSGGEVLRAMARLGFTCRALPEDAPARVESPMQRASAMLGTPVSV from the coding sequence ATGCGCTGTGTCATCGCCCGCTTCCCGTTCGACCTGACCAAGAGCGGCGTGCTGGAATCGATGAAGGGCGTCAAGCCCGAACCGGTCACCGGCGAGTCCGTGATCATCGGACGACGCCGCTACCCCGTCAAGCAGGTCGGCCAGGTCATCACGCACCAGGACCGCCGCGATTTCAGCGGCGGTGAAGTCCTCCGGGCCATGGCTCGGCTCGGCTTCACCTGCCGCGCACTCCCCGAGGACGCGCCCGCCCGCGTCGAGAGCCCGATGCAGCGGGCTTCCGCGATGCTCGGCACCCCCGTCTCCGTCTGA
- a CDS encoding acyl carrier protein codes for MPDTYDTLRSILNSAFRVPEEEIRPELTLEQLDLDSLALTELVLIVHERFGVKIDSAYASRTTTVEQVADHLDTLRADGTGAVASS; via the coding sequence GTGCCGGACACCTACGACACCCTCCGCTCCATCCTGAACAGCGCCTTCCGCGTCCCCGAGGAGGAGATCCGGCCCGAGCTCACGCTGGAGCAACTGGACCTGGACTCGCTGGCCCTGACGGAGCTGGTGCTCATCGTGCACGAGCGGTTCGGGGTGAAGATCGACAGCGCGTACGCCTCCCGGACCACGACCGTCGAGCAGGTCGCCGACCACCTCGACACGTTGCGCGCGGATGGCACCGGGGCGGTGGCCTCCTCGTGA
- a CDS encoding 3-oxoacyl-ACP synthase III family protein, translating into MPEAIRARIAAVSAHLPSRYRTLDETRAKITETGGYSPPPGLLEDLTGVRGVHVHEDGEDSSDLAVAAARSALDEAGLKIGDVDLLLFASTSQDLIEPATAHLVATKLGASCPVFDVKNACNSFLNGMEVAASFIETGRYRTVLIACGEPSTLATRWHLPDREDLLRALPGYTASDAGAAMVLTAGPAGDGDPGILSLRFVSNSPAWEACTVAGGGSMHHLSVHDDHTTLRLNGDLRQSALDVLPRILDTAGDELRAAQAGTFSFIAFHQIAMPQYREVIDTFSLPEDRCMPAVAEHGNCAAASLPLQLVKAREADRIESGDLVAMIGLASGFSFGLALVRW; encoded by the coding sequence GTGCCCGAAGCCATCCGTGCCCGTATCGCCGCCGTCTCCGCTCATCTTCCGTCCCGGTACCGGACCTTGGACGAAACCCGCGCCAAGATCACCGAGACGGGGGGTTACTCCCCGCCGCCCGGTCTGCTGGAGGATCTCACCGGTGTGCGCGGGGTCCACGTCCACGAGGACGGCGAGGACTCCTCCGACCTCGCCGTGGCAGCCGCCCGCAGCGCGCTCGACGAAGCCGGTCTGAAGATCGGCGACGTGGACCTGCTGCTGTTCGCCTCGACCTCGCAGGACCTGATCGAACCCGCGACCGCCCACCTCGTGGCCACCAAACTGGGCGCCTCCTGCCCGGTGTTCGACGTCAAGAACGCCTGCAACAGCTTCCTCAACGGCATGGAGGTGGCCGCGTCGTTCATCGAGACCGGCCGCTACCGCACGGTCCTCATCGCCTGCGGTGAACCCTCCACCCTGGCCACCCGCTGGCACCTCCCCGACCGTGAGGACCTGCTCAGGGCACTGCCCGGCTACACAGCCTCCGACGCCGGTGCCGCGATGGTGCTCACCGCCGGCCCCGCGGGTGACGGCGATCCCGGCATCCTGTCCCTCCGGTTCGTCAGCAACTCTCCCGCCTGGGAGGCCTGCACGGTGGCCGGCGGCGGAAGCATGCACCACCTCTCCGTCCACGACGACCACACCACCCTGCGGCTGAACGGGGACCTGCGGCAGAGCGCGCTCGACGTGCTCCCCCGGATCCTGGACACCGCCGGGGACGAACTCCGGGCCGCGCAGGCCGGCACCTTCTCCTTCATCGCCTTCCACCAGATCGCCATGCCGCAGTACCGCGAGGTGATCGACACCTTCTCCCTGCCCGAGGACCGGTGCATGCCCGCGGTGGCCGAGCACGGGAACTGCGCGGCGGCCTCCCTGCCCTTGCAACTGGTCAAGGCGCGGGAGGCCGACCGCATCGAGAGCGGGGACCTGGTGGCGATGATCGGTCTGGCCAGTGGCTTCAGCTTCGGTCTGGCGCTCGTCCGGTGGTGA
- a CDS encoding cold-shock protein, with amino-acid sequence MAAGTVKWFNAEKGFGFIEQDGGGADVFAHYSNIAAQGFRELLEGQKVNFDIAQGQKGPTAENIVLA; translated from the coding sequence ATGGCTGCTGGTACCGTGAAGTGGTTCAATGCGGAAAAGGGCTTCGGCTTCATCGAGCAGGACGGTGGCGGCGCCGACGTGTTCGCCCACTACTCGAACATCGCCGCCCAGGGCTTCCGCGAGCTGCTCGAAGGCCAGAAGGTGAACTTCGACATCGCGCAGGGCCAGAAGGGCCCGACGGCCGAGAACATCGTTCTCGCCTGA
- a CDS encoding AMP-binding protein gives MTTTAADIAGRLAERPDAVALVESRKGTSRTTRRGELVRHCRHIAQGLRDAGVRPGHKAVVMTRDAHDLTAVSYALVLLGAVPVLIEPRAEVGRCLQDITPDVFIGEPLAHLGRRALGWGRPHVRIPLVTGSAPLPMGRRLVTRAAADGTSHPHARESDGDGPALIAFTSGSTGRPKGAQYRHSTLAGQLDALTTLMDPRPDDVLLAGFLPVALLGPLLGLATVAPAVNHLAPARTSPEEVAGPIREHRATIVLASPAVLTLIARHCARHGVTLPSVRQILSFGAPLRIGLADALREAVPDDAEILSVYGATECLPVSAIGDHDLRASRTAPPAGHSGTCLGRPMPGIRARILDADATGLGEIAVTGPTVSPAYHARPDADATTKSDTDHGVLHRTGDLGRLDDEGRLWFLGRKAHLVTGTGFTLTTEDIEAVADTAPGIRRTALVGVGTAVCQLPVLCVEPLPSTPRASALEAVRAVLKDHPDGHRVGAVLIRTAFPTDPRHNSKIDRMRLAGWAAKRLRGRIR, from the coding sequence ATGACCACGACCGCCGCGGACATCGCCGGGCGTCTGGCCGAGCGGCCCGACGCCGTCGCCCTCGTCGAAAGCCGTAAGGGAACCTCTCGGACGACCCGCCGCGGCGAACTGGTGCGCCACTGCCGTCACATCGCCCAGGGCCTGCGCGACGCGGGGGTCCGGCCCGGCCACAAGGCCGTCGTGATGACCCGCGACGCCCACGACCTCACCGCCGTCTCGTACGCGCTGGTTCTGCTCGGCGCCGTACCCGTACTGATCGAACCGCGCGCCGAAGTGGGCCGCTGCCTTCAGGACATCACCCCGGACGTCTTCATCGGGGAGCCGCTGGCCCACCTGGGCCGCCGGGCGCTGGGGTGGGGCCGTCCCCACGTCCGGATCCCCCTGGTCACCGGATCCGCACCGCTCCCCATGGGACGGCGACTGGTCACCCGGGCGGCGGCCGACGGTACGTCGCACCCGCACGCGCGTGAGTCCGACGGCGACGGACCGGCCCTCATCGCCTTCACGTCCGGCTCCACGGGGCGGCCGAAGGGCGCTCAGTACCGCCACTCCACCCTCGCCGGTCAACTCGACGCCCTGACGACGCTGATGGACCCCCGGCCCGACGACGTACTCCTCGCCGGATTCCTGCCGGTCGCGCTGCTCGGTCCGCTGCTGGGCCTGGCCACCGTCGCCCCGGCGGTGAACCACCTGGCCCCGGCCCGCACCTCGCCGGAGGAAGTCGCCGGGCCCATTCGGGAACACCGGGCGACCATCGTCCTGGCCTCCCCAGCCGTCCTCACCCTGATCGCCCGTCACTGCGCCCGCCACGGCGTCACCCTGCCCTCGGTCCGGCAGATCCTGTCCTTCGGAGCCCCGCTGCGCATCGGTCTCGCCGACGCCCTGCGCGAGGCCGTGCCGGACGACGCCGAGATCCTCAGCGTGTACGGCGCCACGGAGTGCCTGCCCGTGTCCGCGATCGGTGACCACGACCTGCGGGCCTCGCGCACCGCGCCGCCCGCCGGGCACTCGGGCACCTGCCTGGGCCGGCCGATGCCCGGCATCCGCGCGCGGATCCTGGACGCCGACGCCACCGGGCTCGGCGAGATCGCCGTCACCGGCCCCACCGTCAGCCCCGCCTACCACGCGCGTCCCGACGCCGACGCCACCACCAAGAGCGACACCGACCACGGCGTGCTGCACCGCACCGGGGACCTGGGCCGGCTCGACGACGAGGGCCGACTGTGGTTCCTGGGCCGCAAGGCCCACCTGGTCACCGGCACCGGATTCACCCTGACCACCGAGGACATCGAGGCCGTGGCGGACACCGCCCCCGGCATCCGGCGCACCGCCCTCGTCGGTGTCGGCACGGCCGTGTGCCAACTGCCCGTGCTCTGCGTGGAACCCCTGCCCTCCACCCCCCGCGCCTCCGCCCTGGAGGCTGTTCGCGCCGTTCTGAAGGACCACCCGGACGGGCACCGCGTCGGCGCCGTGCTGATCCGTACCGCCTTCCCCACCGACCCCCGGCACAACTCCAAGATCGACCGCATGCGACTGGCCGGCTGGGCCGCCAAGCGGCTGCGCGGGAGGATTCGATGA
- a CDS encoding chaplin family protein: MHSFARTTLATTAISVAALAATAGSAQAGGIGAGLGPSEGSTCINHGDNRATGAATNATGTATGNLMQVPASRPYNWCGGADLPMM, encoded by the coding sequence ATGCACTCATTTGCACGAACGACGCTCGCCACCACGGCGATCAGCGTTGCTGCACTGGCCGCTACTGCGGGGTCCGCCCAGGCGGGCGGTATCGGAGCTGGGCTCGGGCCGTCCGAGGGCAGCACCTGCATCAACCACGGCGACAACCGCGCGACCGGCGCGGCGACGAACGCGACCGGCACCGCCACGGGCAACCTGATGCAGGTTCCGGCGTCGCGCCCGTACAACTGGTGCGGCGGCGCGGACCTTCCGATGATGTAG
- a CDS encoding CBS domain-containing protein, producing MTLVQTQSRTASAHPVHGMVADTMDAAGPQVWEDMTVEVALSVMAAARTGHLIVCDDDGLCTGLVTRARLTAVRDSSGYTDRTRLRDIADVIGPFAPPLATRAETERAMRHRRLGALPVVDEHGNALGVLTLSR from the coding sequence TTGACACTGGTCCAGACGCAGAGCCGCACGGCGAGTGCCCATCCCGTTCACGGCATGGTGGCCGACACCATGGACGCCGCCGGACCTCAGGTCTGGGAAGACATGACCGTCGAGGTGGCACTGTCCGTGATGGCCGCCGCCCGCACCGGTCATCTGATCGTCTGCGACGACGACGGCCTGTGCACCGGCCTGGTCACCCGGGCCCGGCTCACGGCTGTTCGTGACAGCTCCGGATACACGGACCGGACCCGTCTGCGTGACATCGCCGACGTCATCGGTCCCTTCGCCCCACCGCTGGCCACCAGGGCCGAAACCGAGCGTGCGATGCGGCACCGGCGACTCGGGGCGCTGCCCGTGGTCGACGAACACGGCAACGCGCTGGGCGTCCTCACCCTCTCCCGCTGA
- a CDS encoding YceI family protein — MGIFSRRQSSVIERNPALDTGTSGADTSSRSVALDPALRALTGRWTIDRPHSRIGFSVRHAMVTTVRGAFADYDSALYFDGARPSESRADLVIRVASVDTGVEQRDAHLVGPDFFDVRRFPEMAFRSTSTVHEGGESFRMTGDLTIRDVTRPVDLQLDYLGSVLDPFGAERAGFDGTTTIDRTEWGLVYNQRLKAGGTMVSEKVRLQFDISAVRLAP; from the coding sequence ATGGGTATCTTCAGCCGTCGCCAGAGCTCCGTCATCGAACGGAACCCGGCCCTGGACACCGGCACCTCAGGCGCGGACACCTCGTCCCGGAGTGTCGCGCTCGACCCGGCGCTTCGCGCGCTGACCGGGCGTTGGACCATCGACCGCCCGCACAGTCGCATCGGGTTCTCCGTGCGGCACGCGATGGTCACCACGGTACGAGGAGCTTTCGCCGACTACGACAGCGCTTTGTACTTCGACGGAGCCCGGCCCTCCGAGTCGCGGGCCGACCTCGTGATCCGGGTCGCGAGCGTCGACACGGGCGTGGAACAACGCGACGCGCACCTCGTCGGACCCGACTTCTTCGACGTGCGCCGCTTCCCGGAGATGGCCTTCCGCAGCACCTCCACCGTCCACGAGGGCGGGGAGAGCTTCCGCATGACCGGGGACCTGACCATCCGCGACGTCACGCGGCCCGTCGACCTGCAGCTCGACTACCTCGGCTCCGTCCTGGACCCGTTCGGCGCCGAGCGAGCCGGCTTCGACGGCACCACCACCATCGACCGCACGGAGTGGGGCCTGGTCTACAACCAGCGTCTGAAGGCGGGCGGCACCATGGTGAGCGAGAAGGTCCGGCTGCAGTTCGACATCTCCGCGGTCCGGTTGGCGCCGTAG
- a CDS encoding alpha/beta fold hydrolase, with the protein MPGYPAPRHWRRVPVTGQHYLDLGSGRPVLFLHGNPSWSYVWRKLLHRLAPHARCLAPDLPGFGLSRHLRPADGVPDPYEAQLEGLDSLHRHLVRNEGLPERGWTFVLHDWGGPLGCAWALRNPGVVARLVVCNTVAFPFPDGFRLPFYLRWIRDHRPVAAFVHATNAFARVAVRAGVHRPLLPAERRAYLRPYARRAERRAVTDAVRAIPHGPADPAWHRLEPSGTGAGLGDLPLLVGWGMRDPVFTPDLLQEWARRCPQAVIHRFPGAGHFVMEDAAAELGDHIRDFLQGAP; encoded by the coding sequence ATGCCAGGCTACCCCGCACCCCGGCACTGGCGGCGGGTGCCGGTCACCGGCCAGCACTACCTCGACCTCGGCTCCGGCCGGCCCGTGCTGTTCCTGCACGGCAACCCGTCGTGGAGCTACGTCTGGCGCAAGCTGCTGCACCGGCTCGCCCCGCACGCCCGCTGTCTGGCCCCCGACCTGCCGGGCTTCGGGCTGTCCCGGCACCTGCGGCCGGCGGACGGGGTGCCCGACCCCTACGAGGCCCAGTTGGAAGGCCTGGACAGCCTCCACCGCCACCTGGTGCGGAACGAGGGCCTGCCCGAGCGGGGCTGGACGTTCGTCCTGCACGACTGGGGCGGCCCGCTCGGATGCGCCTGGGCGCTGCGCAACCCGGGCGTCGTGGCCCGGCTGGTCGTCTGCAACACCGTGGCCTTCCCCTTCCCGGACGGTTTCCGGCTGCCGTTCTACCTGCGCTGGATCCGTGATCACCGGCCTGTCGCCGCGTTCGTCCACGCCACCAACGCCTTCGCCCGCGTCGCCGTACGGGCCGGAGTCCACCGCCCGCTGCTCCCGGCCGAGCGGCGGGCCTACCTGCGGCCCTACGCCCGTCGCGCGGAGCGCCGGGCGGTCACCGACGCCGTGCGCGCGATTCCCCACGGCCCCGCGGACCCCGCGTGGCACCGGCTCGAACCCTCCGGCACCGGGGCCGGCCTGGGGGACCTGCCCCTGCTCGTCGGGTGGGGCATGCGCGATCCCGTGTTCACCCCGGACCTGCTTCAGGAGTGGGCGCGCCGGTGCCCGCAGGCCGTCATCCACCGCTTCCCCGGCGCCGGGCACTTCGTCATGGAGGACGCCGCGGCCGAACTGGGCGACCACATCCGTGACTTCCTCCAGGGAGCCCCATGA
- a CDS encoding DEAD/DEAH box helicase, whose translation MNNRTRTNDRFARSRNGSADSGKGGSRFGSSAPRRSGGPSRSGGYGRRPAAAQGEFALPETITPALPAAESFAALDMPAELLAALGAQGVTVPFPIQAATLPNSLAGRDVLGRGRTGSGKTLAFGLALLARTAGQRAEARQPLGLVLVPTRELAQQVTDALTPYARSVRLRLATVVGGMPIGRQASALRGGAEIVVATPGRLKDLIERGDCRLDRVRVTVLDEADQMADMGFMPQVTELLDQVRPDGQRMLFSATLDRNVDLLVRRYLSDPVVHSVDPSAGAVTTMEHHVLHVHGADKHAATTEIAAREGRVIMFLDTKHAVDRLTEHLLNSGVRAAALHGGKSQPQRTRTLTQFKTGHVTVLVATNVAARGIHVDSLDLVVNVDPPTDHKDYLHRGGRTARAGESGSVVTLVTPSQRRGMTRLMTMAGVVPQTTQVRAGAEALHRITGAQAPSGIPVVITAPVVERPKKRGATSRGRRRPASATRRAPVRQSGVGTAA comes from the coding sequence ATGAACAACCGCACACGCACGAACGACCGCTTCGCCCGCAGCCGTAACGGCAGTGCCGACTCCGGAAAGGGTGGCAGCCGATTCGGTTCGTCGGCCCCTCGCCGGTCCGGCGGCCCGAGCCGGTCCGGCGGCTACGGCCGCCGCCCCGCCGCGGCGCAGGGCGAGTTCGCCCTCCCGGAGACGATCACCCCGGCACTGCCCGCCGCGGAGAGCTTCGCCGCTCTCGACATGCCCGCGGAGCTGCTGGCCGCGCTCGGCGCGCAGGGCGTGACCGTGCCGTTCCCGATCCAGGCCGCCACGCTGCCGAACTCCCTCGCCGGCCGTGACGTCCTCGGCCGGGGGCGCACCGGTTCCGGCAAGACCCTGGCCTTCGGACTGGCCCTGCTGGCCCGTACGGCCGGGCAGCGTGCCGAGGCCCGGCAGCCGCTGGGGCTGGTCCTCGTCCCGACGCGTGAGCTGGCGCAGCAGGTCACCGACGCGCTCACCCCGTACGCCCGGTCGGTGAGGCTGCGCCTGGCCACGGTCGTCGGCGGAATGCCGATCGGCAGGCAGGCGAGCGCGCTGCGCGGCGGCGCGGAGATCGTCGTCGCCACTCCCGGACGCCTCAAGGACCTCATCGAGCGCGGCGACTGCCGTCTGGACCGGGTCCGCGTCACCGTCCTCGACGAAGCGGACCAGATGGCCGACATGGGCTTCATGCCGCAGGTCACCGAGCTGCTCGACCAGGTGCGTCCCGACGGCCAGCGCATGCTGTTCTCCGCCACTCTCGACCGCAACGTCGATCTGCTCGTACGCCGCTACCTGAGCGACCCGGTCGTGCACTCCGTCGATCCGTCGGCCGGCGCGGTCACGACGATGGAGCACCACGTGCTGCACGTCCACGGCGCCGACAAGCACGCGGCCACCACCGAGATCGCCGCACGCGAGGGCCGGGTGATCATGTTCCTGGACACCAAGCACGCCGTCGACCGCCTCACCGAGCACCTCCTGAACAGCGGGGTGCGCGCCGCCGCCCTGCACGGGGGCAAGTCGCAGCCGCAGCGCACCCGTACGCTGACGCAGTTCAAGACGGGGCACGTCACGGTACTGGTGGCGACCAACGTCGCGGCGCGCGGCATCCACGTCGACAGCCTCGACCTCGTCGTCAACGTCGACCCCCCGACCGACCACAAGGACTACCTCCACCGCGGCGGCCGCACGGCCCGCGCCGGCGAGTCCGGCAGCGTCGTCACCCTGGTCACCCCCAGTCAGCGCCGCGGTATGACCCGCCTCATGACGATGGCCGGCGTCGTCCCGCAGACCACCCAGGTCCGCGCCGGTGCGGAGGCCCTGCACCGCATCACCGGTGCCCAGGCCCCCTCCGGCATCCCGGTCGTCATCACCGCACCAGTGGTCGAACGCCCCAAGAAGCGCGGCGCCACCTCACGCGGCCGGCGCCGCCCCGCTTCGGCGACCCGACGCGCGCCCGTACGGCAGTCCGGCGTCGGTACGGCGGCATAG